The segment TGGTCGCTTCCATTCTGTAGGTCAATCACCCTAGCTTCCCAGCGGATTTGTGTGGCTAACATGCGTGCTTTCTCTATGGGTCCCAATGTATCAGAAAGAATAATCCAACCCTATCAAGAATTCGTATTCAAATGTCAAAACATGTACAAACAGTAAGGAATCGAGGAAACATGAGTAACAACTGAAGGTGTTGAGTCAATTTGAACTGGAAAAATGAAGTGTACAGAGCACAGAATGAAACTAAAGTATTACCTCGGGTCGCAAAATACGATCCATCTCAAGTAGCAGTTCAAGCATACTGCAATCTTGTGAAGAAATGTGTGAAAGGAGCCCATTAGCATGGAGCATATCATATGTTCGTGGATACGTAGGAAACGGTTCACACCTGTCCAATTTTGAAAAAGCGTTGCTATTAGTACATAACCAGAACCCTTATAGCATTTAACTTTAAAAGCACTAAGCTCGGGGTTGATCAATCAACTAAACCTCATTTTTAGATAATTTGTCTTCAGTATTTCTACAAAAAACTAAGCTGCTAAGCTCATATTATGAAAGAAATAGTAAGCGAAAAGCAAGAAACAAGTATCGACTGTTGATATCCTGTTGAAAAGATAAAGTACAAGCCTCAAATTTCTCTGGTTCTCTAAGTTTATACTCGCACGTCCAATTTAAGTAATTTCTTAAGTGATACACTCATGCTTCAGAAAAGATTGTAAattgtaattattaattttgaagtCATTAAACATTAGGAATGCCATAAGATATTAAATCACACGAGTATCAGGATAGTTAGACGTTTACAACCTTTCTCACTGGTTTTAAAGATTGACACAACAAATATCTTCCTATCATATCGTCTTGACCTTCTGCTTTAGTTACCAAAACATACAGAAAGTCCATCAATCATCAACTCAAAGGATGGAGATGGCAAGCAAacggaaaataaaataattcacgGAGCATGAACAAGaataaattatgatatgttaaaCAATGTTCTGTAAGTTTTTCCACTATAATAATCTGCAGGAAAAGCTATTCGATAAGAATAATCAGAATATTTCACTATCAATTAAGAGAAGTAGAGGAATATGGAAATATCCATGAATGCATTGCTTTagtttgaattattatatatctaCAGTACCCAAGTATAAATGTCTTTGCAAGtcttgaaaatataaatgataatggCTTACCAGTTATGCAGAATACCGGCTAAACCTCTATCAAGTATGAGAGGAAGCGTATTACGCGCCCCAAGAGGCACAACATTCATCACCCACACTGATTTACTTGCCTCCAACATAGCAGCATTTAAGCCCCCATAATGTGCATTCATGTCCATGACATTCCGCACCATATTGTATGGAGGCAATGGATCTTCTTCACCCGGCCTCTTTGGATGGTCAGAGAAAATCAAGGGCGACAACAAAGACCAATAATTTCTCAACGCTGATTTCCAGAATCCCGAATCCTCAGAGAAATCATCAGGATCGACTCCTGCCCAAAGAACAAAACACACACAAACGAGTGATTGTTAAAAGGAAGTGCACATACAGCTGAAAATTGGAGACGAGGAAGTCAActattttatccaaaaatacTTGCCATGAATTTCAATATTAGTTGAGTTCAGAGGACCAGATCTGTCGTGAATCGGAACCCACCGGTTACTGCTTGTCCCAGAAATACAGTGTGCAAGCGGTTGGTAGTACAGTTGCATGTCCTCTCCTTTACAAATCGGTATACTAAGTTGTGAGCTACATCAAAACGCAAAAGCTCGTTATAGGAGGTATAGTggcaaaaaaagaaataatagatAAGTATAACTAtatcttggaaatggagaaTAAAAATGGGAGACAAGTATATGATAGTTTGTCTTTTAACAAACTGAAGATTTTTCTTACGGGAAGAGGGGAAGAGGTGGAGCAGATACGTGAATCATTTCAAAGATATCAATGCACATATCAAACACCACTAAAACAAGGTAATTTCCAAGAAAATTCCTTTTCTGTATCTCCGTTTCAGAAAAGTCTACGTGTGGAAGATGTAAAAAAGTTTCTTCCCTAAAGATCATCTATTATAATTAGGTATTTGTTTACTGAGTCAAGCTCTACAATGGATAATGCCTTTTCATCTAGATCAGTGATCAATATTCCTGACATGTTAGTTTATAATTTAGTtaaattgagataaaaaatTGCTTCAAGGAAGTTACgaacataaataaaaagagtACGTACATAAACTACTTGATTGGCCTTACCTATAGCATTGAGAATTTACTGTCTTCTGCCAGATGAAAGTCTCTTCCTGCTGTCCCAAAAGAGACCAACAAAGCTTTTTAGTGAACTCTTCCAAAGGAGTAGACATGCTTCCCTTCTTCGCACTAGCAGAACTATCCTGCTGCTGCCGGGTTGTTGGTGaggttaaaataaaataacctcCGGGCTTGAGCACACGgtcaatttcaattaaaaacaatccatctgttttttttttccaaattattGTTAGTTTTATGCTATTGAATTCACCATGTTCATGAATTAACAGATGCTGACATACAAATAGAATCTAGCCATATAGGCAATATCATCTAAGTTGTTACTCCTTCCGTTTCTATTTGgcacagagtttaagaaagtaaacaagacttttgaatcttgaatgtatatgtcctttaatcttatgGTCACGTGGAAAGATGGAATTAAAGAGTTTTTACAAAAAGGAAagagacattcttttttaaatggacTAAATGGGaaaataagacaaacaaattgaaacagagggagtaatTGATATGTTTGAGGAACAAAGCAGTTTAACAATATTATGAGgttttttaagtaaaatagaGAGGTCATGAGGATGAACTATAGTATCAGAACGAGGAAAGTGATTGAAATTGATCGCAAATAACATGCAAATGAAAGTGAAAATCACAGTAAGAGACATTACATAAACCTAATGAAATAAACGATAGATCAATTAACCCAAACAAAGATGATGAGTAAACAGCTGGCTAACCACAGCTCCTCAAAAACATAGCAAAAGCAATACCTTTGTTGTCCCAAATGATTCCACACTGAGCACAATGAACCATGTCATAAGACAATGATGGAAATGGAAGTTGTTTTGAAATAAAGTCGCCTATGACTGCTGGAAGTCCTCTCTCAAGTGCAAACTGAACTTGGCTACCAGATGACTCATACTCTGCCACACAAAGAGCCATCAACTTCAGCGAAAGTAGATGACCACCAAAGCTACCAAATCCGCAACCAATATCTAGTACAGTGCGCACCTGTTATTTAGACAAGAacaaaaattcttattttattgaaGTGATAAAATGGTTAAGACACCCTAGTTCGTGTCCTCTTAATAAACCAGCAAGGGAACGAAAAGTAGAACGAGATAATACGTTTATGGAAAGAATAACTAAGATTTACTTACACCGGCTTGAAGAAATTCTGCATCACTTCCAAGCCCAATCATCTCAGCAATAAGGTGTGAGTGATCTTTGACACTATCAACCATCATTCCATCATCCGAGTGGAAAGCAATCTGGTTCTCTTCCAGTAACATTAATCTGGAAAATATAATTAGAATGGGCCTATTATAAATCAGGCAATAATAGTTAAATGCAGCATCAGCGATaactaacaaaaagaaaagattatgttcatcaagttcattcaattGACGGTACCTTTTTGTCATGCTTCCGGAAGAAAGGAACTGATCTTTCGTTAGCCTCACATTTCCACTCCATATGATATCCCTACCTGCTGGCCAAGTCAGAGGAATTTTATAGTCCTTTGGAGGACGAACCAAACAATGTGGTTGTCCGCGTGATAACTCACAATGTCGATCAAACTCCTCCCCATCTTTCAAACCAGTTACCGTATTTGCAGATACATTATAACAAGGTACATAATTCTCTCTTTCTTTCCCACAAAAACCAATATCCTTTATCCAATTAGCTCCTACAGAAAGGCTATTTAGATCTAAATAATCGTTTCGCACTAGCTTCGTTAGCTTTctataacttacataaatatcagGGTTTGTAGAGGAGGCCACAGAGTCAAAGGTACTTGAATAAGATGATTCTAATAATGCTATAACCCCAAATACACCAACTACGCACAAGACTAACCAGCTTACTGACGGTCTATGCCCGAACAGTATTGATAGTTTAGTAAACAAAGATCTTCTCATATCCAAGTTTCCACCACAACCACCTCAAACCCAAGTGTTGAGAAGATCAAAATAGGTGCTAGTTACTGTTACAACCTGAATCTCCAAAACAACAAGTAATATGTATCGCCCAGCATCCAAACAATTCCAATTAACATGAGTTAAACCACTATCTAATCTTCAAAAAAATCAATCCTTTGCaagataatcataaaaatagaaaaaagacgAACATAGTTTCGATCCCACAAGTGTCCAATTCAGGTCAGTAGAGTCACTCCTTGAAATATActtaaaacataacaaatacGACAATTTTCAACAACTATCACAATTTACTTGAAATAATCTAAATCCAGCAACTACTCCCTCAGAAAAACCTGCAACAGAAAAACACCAAATTATACCTAAGAATTAAtcagaaaacaaaaacaacaatgcTTCAATTTTAAACTAGCCAAGGTAGACTAATCCTCGAAGAAATGCTCTACTTTTGAAGGATCTGACACACACTCAAAGCAACATCCATATACATCCACTAAATTAGATCCATTTCAATACAATACGACAAATGGAGttctctaaaaaaaaagtattccGCCATGTCAACCTCcaataaaacataatatcaaACACAAACAGCAAATGCCTCAAATTCCATATTTAgcaaatttatttcatttaaagctcaataatttcaaaaaaaaaattatccaggAAAACAAAAAATTGGAGATACCTAAACTTCAGCAATACAAATTAAGATCTCAAACGCAGATCAGATCGACATAtcattacaaaaacaaaaaatgcatTATAATCTATACAAGATTAACCAAAAAAatccccaaaaaataaaaatcattctGGCCTCTCCGTGACAAAGGGTTTTGGATTACCTTTGATTAATTTCTGATAAATTGTTGAGTATAAATTTTGAGTGTGTATATAATtccgttatatatatatatattatgagatTGAAATTGACAGAAAAAAACGACCAAAAGAAACAGAAGACACCTTTTTCTATGGATGCgtaacctttttcttttttttaataatataagaagtATTAATTATCACTTTTATGCATTTTTGTTATTTcggttatttatttatttatttgcagCCCAAAAAAAGTTCTAATGAGTTCAACGTTACAAGaaacaattttaattatatataaattatgtaattttttttttttttaaagaaaattgaatGAACTCTTAAGTTTAGGTTCTTATATTCCTATACACGTTTTcttaaagaatatattaatattattgtttaagttaatataaaaataaaatgtcaaacttttgtatcacaattatatatgatagtcaacttttttaaaaatcaattatattattatattgtatatcaCACTctattgtaatattttattataaatgttaAAAGATCAtccaacaaataatataattatacaaGAAGATTAaccatatattattattgtttttattattgaaagGAGATATGTAAGTTAAATATTTCTTGATATCGCTACTTAATTTTATTGTATGTTCTATTGTTTTATGACTTTATCTattaaatttactttgaaataatattttaattatttttatcaaaaatagatCTACTATAGTATCATTAAATAAGATATCCCTTGATATCACTATTTAAATTTACGGtatattcttttgttttacCTATCAAGTTTGCTTTAAAATAACATTTCCAACTTTTGTTCCTTTTGAAccttttaacattttattttattttgaaggtATAAGATTATTATATACCAAAAGGGAAATTCTTTGGAAGTAACAAAATAGACGTGTTCAAATAGAGAATGTTGctctttctttaaaaaaaattatgaattaccTTATTGTAACTTATAGGAGGATGTCGAGAACATAATCTTGAATAAGGGGATATGAAAGACATAAACTAGGGTAAAAGTGGAGGCGAACTGTCGTTAAGCAAAAGTAACAAGCGACACctctttgttatatatatatatatatatatatatatatatatataacaaaatgtcAATTGACAAAAGTAATCTAATGGTGTGGTTCATTGCTTGCTTTGATGTTTAAGGTTGGAGGTTCAAACGAAATGTGGTTTAAGTAGCATTGTACTCAAGACACTTTCTAGTTTACACATGATATAAGCCATAAgcatatttttgcaaaatataacCATGCTTAAAATTATAGTTAAGTAGTATTGAGCTCAAAGACATCTTCTAGTTTAAACTTAATCTAAGTCAATGAGAAAAGGATGTAATTTAGAAATTAGACTTTGTAATAATCAAATTATTGTAGTCTCTGCTTTTGATATCTATCACCATCTGTCGTCTATTTTGCTTCAATTACCATACTATTTTAttgcttttatttctttttttataagcTTAAAATCtttcgaaaataatttttgtacttCTACTATCGATTCTACAAGATAATAATAAgcttttattgttgttgttgtttcctTATTGTGACTTGTactttacaaaataaataaacaaacgtTGAAGAAACGGCTAGTTCTTAGTATTAAATTTGAATGTACGACCAAGTATATATTGTGATACCAAAGAGGCTATACTTTTGGATTTACCCCGTCGTTGTCTACTACTATTCatgtatattttatgttgtatgTAATACAAAGAatgttttatctttattttttaaaaaaatatttttaagaatgtGGTCTCATCATTATGTtaatcatgaaattttaaatttaaattaaagtaaatattaCTAGATCAATTTCTATACAgccttaatatttttaactaAACGGAATAGACACTCAACTATATACATTTATGTTGCTTGgactattcaaaaaaaatattgttataagtgtgttacttttaaaaatttcacaCATAATCATctacattattttataaaattattatctaATTAAAGACCCAATGagccatttatttatttaaaagaaaaggacgttatattattattattcttattattattattattattatttattatattattatctcCGACAACATATTTAAAGAGTCCAAACAAGTACATATATATCTGCTATGTCATTTCACTTAATTATTTAGAATCATTTCAATacaatattcaataattttgtgttttaagaGGGACAGAGTCATCTAgctaaaataatgttttaaacattatgaaaagaattataCTTTTTCCGTTTAATTTTACttactatatgttgatttgacacatttattaagaaataattattgacataattattttatcataatatttttattaattaatgtgtaataattaaccttaaaaaatgatacaaagaaaaatatttaatgctAAGGATAAgatgtgaaaaaataattatcttttttggtatgtcaaaaataacaaataaaataaaaatttattttttagaaataaataataaataaaaatgaaaaaaaagaatatttacgAATGTGGTCTCCTTGttaatgaaataattgaaatatagaAGGATCTCTTTATTTCTTCACCGCGGATCCTCGCatcattttcttgaaaagataTTATATCACTGTGGAAGAgtttaaaatgaataatgttAACCATATTTACATAAaccgatgaaatttcaaatttaaattaaagcGAAAATTATTAGATAAACTtgcaaaagaaaacaataaattcGACATAGCCTCAATTTTAAATAGGGCACACTATATACATTTGTATGGATtgaattattcaaaaatattattacttttcttttcagATTCTCCATTAATATGCTATTTTAGAACAAAGTCAGATGCACCCTTcaacatacatatttttttattaaggaAAAAACTCATACGTTA is part of the Solanum lycopersicum chromosome 1, SLM_r2.1 genome and harbors:
- the LOC101256796 gene encoding probable methyltransferase PMT5, whose product is MRRSLFTKLSILFGHRPSVSWLVLCVVGVFGVIALLESSYSSTFDSVASSTNPDIYVSYRKLTKLVRNDYLDLNSLSVGANWIKDIGFCGKERENYVPCYNVSANTVTGLKDGEEFDRHCELSRGQPHCLVRPPKDYKIPLTWPAGRDIIWSGNVRLTKDQFLSSGSMTKRLMLLEENQIAFHSDDGMMVDSVKDHSHLIAEMIGLGSDAEFLQAGVRTVLDIGCGFGSFGGHLLSLKLMALCVAEYESSGSQVQFALERGLPAVIGDFISKQLPFPSLSYDMVHCAQCGIIWDNKDGLFLIEIDRVLKPGGYFILTSPTTRQQQDSSASAKKGSMSTPLEEFTKKLCWSLLGQQEETFIWQKTVNSQCYSSQLSIPICKGEDMQLYYQPLAHCISGTSSNRWVPIHDRSGPLNSTNIEIHGVDPDDFSEDSGFWKSALRNYWSLLSPLIFSDHPKRPGEEDPLPPYNMVRNVMDMNAHYGGLNAAMLEASKSVWVMNVVPLGARNTLPLILDRGLAGILHNWCEPFPTYPRTYDMLHANGLLSHISSQDCSMLELLLEMDRILRPEGWIILSDTLGPIEKARMLATQIRWEARVIDLQNGSDQRLLVCQKPFTRK